The segment TTGTTGTAGAACTCCAGGTAGTGGCCGATGCTGTCGGCGGCCTCGAAGCCGTCCCTGTACCCATGAAGGTAAACCTCCTCGTACTTGAGGGAACGCCAGAGCCGTTCGATGAACACGTTGTCGAGGGCCCGC is part of the Acidobacteriota bacterium genome and harbors:
- a CDS encoding integrase core domain-containing protein; the encoded protein is RALDNVFIERLWRSLKYEEVYLHGYRDGFEAADSIGHYLEFYNNERPYQGLGDRAPYEVYTSLAWANA